In Arachis hypogaea cultivar Tifrunner chromosome 17, arahy.Tifrunner.gnm2.J5K5, whole genome shotgun sequence, a single window of DNA contains:
- the LOC112765162 gene encoding 26S proteasome non-ATPase regulatory subunit 7 homolog A, translating to MDVIKTQQISWRAIEKVVVHPLVLLSIVDNYNRVAKDTRKRVVGVLLGSSFKGTVDVTNSYAVPFEEDDKDPSIWFLDHNYHESMFSMFKRINAKEHVVGWYSSGPKLRENDLDIHALFNDYVPNPVLVIIDVEPKELGIPTKAYYAVEEVKENATQKSQKVFVHVPSEIAAHEVEEIGVEHLLRDVKDTTISTLATEVSGKLTALKGLDARLKEIRSYLDLVIDGKLPLNHEILYHLQDVFNLLPNLNVNDLIKAFAVKTNDMMLVIYLSSLIRSVIALHNLINNKMLNKEHERAEDSKSVPVSSTAGS from the exons ATGGATGTGATAAAGACGCAGCAAATATCGTGGAGGGCGATAGAGAAAGTTGTGGTGCACCCACTTGTGCTCCTCAGCATAGTCGACAACTACAACAGAGTCGCCAAGGACACGCGCAAGCGCGTCGTCGGCGTCCTCCTCGGCTCTTCCTTCAAAGGCACCGTCGACGTCACCAACAGCTATGCcg TTCCCTTTGAAGAAGATGACAAGGATCCTTCCATATGGTTTCTCGACCATAACTATCACGAGTCCATGTTCTCCATGTTTAAGAGAATTAACG caAAGGAGCATGTTGTTGGGTGGTACAGCTCCGGCCCCAAGCTCCGAGAGAATGATCTTGACATTCATGCTTTGTTCAATGA CTATGTTCCCAATCCTGTTTTGGTTATAATTGATGTTGAGCCTAAGGAACTGGGAATTCCTACCAAAGCTTACTATGCAGTTGAAGAGGTTAAAGAG AATGCCACTCAGAAAAGCCAAAAGGTCTTTGTGCATGTGCCATCAGAAATCGCTGCTCATGAAGTTGAGGAAATAG GGGTGGAACACTTGCTTAGAGATGTGAAGGATACAACCATTAGCACCCTTGCTACAGAG GTAAGTGGAAAACTTACAGCCTTGAAAGGTTTGGATGCAAGACTTAAAGAGATAAGAAGTTATCTTGACCTTGTCATCGATGGAAAGCTTCCTTTAAACCATGAGATTTTGTACCATCTGCAG GATGTGTTCAACCTGCTACCAAACCTTAATGTCAACGATCTGATAAAGGCTTTTGCAG TGAAAACAAATGATATGATGCTGGTAATATACCTGTCGTCCCTTATCAGAAGTGTAATTGCGCTCCACAACTTGATTAACAATAAG ATGCTCAACAAAGAACATGAACGCGCAGAAGACTCGAAGTCAGTACCAGTATCAAGTACAGCTGGAAGTTAA